A single window of Macaca mulatta isolate MMU2019108-1 chromosome 9, T2T-MMU8v2.0, whole genome shotgun sequence DNA harbors:
- the LOC114670014 gene encoding uncharacterized protein LOC114670014: MEQSSTKVRECLTGKHQRSLHQQPDIHLDAQCTFLNVWAAKAGHTIYRRLGRSPTAPPHPAPAPRHPPAASHGDPGACVLRPLACQQERSARLGESSVRQVCSPPGSITPAPRLCPRACEL; the protein is encoded by the coding sequence ATGGAGCAGAGCTCCACAAAAGTGCGGGAATGTCTGACAGGGAAGCATCAGAGAAGCCTTCACCAGCAGCCCGACATTCACCTGGACGCACAGTGCACTTTTCTTAACGTCTGGGCAGCGAAGGCAGGGCACACCATCTACCGCAGGCTAGGACGATCACCAACCGCCCCACCGCACCCTGCGCCCGCCCCACGGCACCCGCCGGCTGCAAGTCACGGCGACCCAGGAGCATGCGTGCTGCGACCCCTGGCCTGCCAGCAGGAGCGGAGCGCGCGCCTGGGGGAATCTTCGGTGCGCCAAGTCTGTTCGCCGCCCGGGTCTATCACCCCCGCCCCTCGCCTCTGCCCGCGCGCGTGTGAGTTGTAG